Proteins encoded by one window of Pelecanus crispus isolate bPelCri1 chromosome 8, bPelCri1.pri, whole genome shotgun sequence:
- the NOP16 gene encoding nucleolar protein 16 isoform X1, with the protein MPKAKGKSRRQKYSYNLNRKRLYRSARRRAAPRIACSHIRHAWDPTKSVAQNLAEMGLAEDPNKAVPIPKKKLLGMEVESDGREQGKKIVRKPYVVNEMEYEASLPEKKSNTLSRDLIDYVRYMIQNHGENYKEMARDEKNYYQDTPKQIKRKINVYKNFYPEEYKDFIASLKQEKMDVQ; encoded by the exons ATGCCGAAGGCCAAGGGGAAGAGCCGACGGCAGAAGTACTCCTACAACCTCAACCGCAAGCGGCTCTaccgcagcgcccgccgccgcgccgccccgcgcaTCGCCTG CTCGCACATCCGCCATGCCTGGGACCCGACCAAGTCGGTGGCGCAGAACCTGGCCGAGATGGGCCTGGCGGAGGATCCCAACAAggccgtccccatccccaagaAGAAGCTGCTG GGGATGGAAGTGGAAAGTGATGGACGggagcaaggaaagaaaatagtgcGGAAGCCCTATGTGGTGAATG AGATGGAATATGAGGCCAGTCTCCCCGAGAAGAAATCAAACACACTCTCACGAGACCTGATAGACTACGTGCGGTACATGATACAGAACCACGGGGAGAACTACAAA GAAATGGCTCGAGATGAGAAGAACTACTACCAGGATACTCCCAAGCAGATTAAGAGAAAGATCAACGTATACAAGAATTTCTATCCCGAGGAATACAAGGATTTCATTGCATCGCTCAAGCAGGAAAAGATGGATGTGCAGTGA
- the NOP16 gene encoding nucleolar protein 16 isoform X2 has product MPKAKGKSRRQKYSYNLNRKRLYRSARRRAAPRIACSHIRHAWDPTKSVAQNLAEMGLAEDPNKAVPIPKKKLLVMESDGREQGKKIVRKPYVVNEMEYEASLPEKKSNTLSRDLIDYVRYMIQNHGENYKEMARDEKNYYQDTPKQIKRKINVYKNFYPEEYKDFIASLKQEKMDVQ; this is encoded by the exons ATGCCGAAGGCCAAGGGGAAGAGCCGACGGCAGAAGTACTCCTACAACCTCAACCGCAAGCGGCTCTaccgcagcgcccgccgccgcgccgccccgcgcaTCGCCTG CTCGCACATCCGCCATGCCTGGGACCCGACCAAGTCGGTGGCGCAGAACCTGGCCGAGATGGGCCTGGCGGAGGATCCCAACAAggccgtccccatccccaagaAGAAGCTGCTGGTAA TGGAAAGTGATGGACGggagcaaggaaagaaaatagtgcGGAAGCCCTATGTGGTGAATG AGATGGAATATGAGGCCAGTCTCCCCGAGAAGAAATCAAACACACTCTCACGAGACCTGATAGACTACGTGCGGTACATGATACAGAACCACGGGGAGAACTACAAA GAAATGGCTCGAGATGAGAAGAACTACTACCAGGATACTCCCAAGCAGATTAAGAGAAAGATCAACGTATACAAGAATTTCTATCCCGAGGAATACAAGGATTTCATTGCATCGCTCAAGCAGGAAAAGATGGATGTGCAGTGA
- the ARL10 gene encoding ADP-ribosylation factor-like protein 10 has product MAPPGALRELTLALGAAVAALGSLLFIAWKICFRGAGTGTDWGGWWERELQELRDRAPAGEALDWRQVLVLGLDGAGKSSVLHYICSQTARERIAPTRGFNTAQLFVDRLEMDLLEVGGSQNLRAYWPHYLSQAHVLVFVVDSVDRSRLLTARQELHALLAAEPRLPLVVLANKQDKSNALSAEELREELALHTLSGQRELFLLPTSATWASLSTATSVLHVKSLLVTLLSQP; this is encoded by the exons aTGGCCCCGCCCGGTGCCCTCCGGGAGCTGACGCTGGCCCTGGGGGCCGCCGTGGCCGCCCTGGGCTCCCTCCTCTTCATCGCCTGGAAGATCTGCTTCCGCGgcgccggcaccggcaccgaCTGGGGCGGCTGGTgggagagggagctgcaggagctgcgggaCCGAGCCCCCGCCGGCGAGGCG CTGGACTGGCGGcaggtgctggtgctggggctggacGGGGCGGGGAAGAGCAGCGTCCTGCACTACATCTGCAGCCAGACGGCCAGGGAGCGCATCGCACCCACCCGCGGCTTCAACACTGCCCAGCTCTTCGTCGACAGGCTGgagatggacctgctggagg TGGGGGGCAGCCAGAACCTGCGAGCGTACTGGCCCCACTACCTGAGCCAGGCCCACGTGCTGGTGTTTGTGGTGGACTCGGTGGACAGGTCGCGCCTGCTGACGGCACGCCAGGAGCTGCACGCACTGCTGGCTGCGGAGCCCCGGCTACCCCTGGTCGTGCTGGCCAACAAGCAG GATAAGAGCAATGCCCTGAGTGCGGAGGAGCTGCGGGAGGAGCTGGCCCTGCACACGCTCAGTGGGCAGCGGGAGCTTTTCCTCCTGCCCACCAGCGCGACCTGGGCCAGCCTGAGCACCGCCACCAGCGTCCTCCACGTGAAGAGCCTGCTGGTCACcctgctctcccagccctga